GTAGTCGGCGATCTTTTCAACTCCCTTCTCGCTAAGGGTGAAAAGCGGAATCTTCTCGATATTGTTCTCGCCGAGGCCGCGCTCGTTGGCGATGCGCAGGTAAGGAAGCTCGCGGGGGTCCTGCCCCATGAGCCATGAGGTGACCGCGTCCACAGCGGTGGAATTTCGCCCCACGGTGACAAAATTGAGGAGCTCTGTGCCGTTGTCGCCGCGTGCGAATACGCCCTCGACCATGCTCACATACGGGGCGGGAAGCACGGCATTGATGTCCATCATCCGCTGCGCCCAGATCTCGGCCCAGAAGATGCGTGAGTCGGCGATATCGTAGAGCTTGTCCATGGCTTTGCCGGTGGCGTCGGCGAGTTCCTTGCCGGTGTACTGTTTAGCAAGGCTCTGACGCTCTTTTTCATAGGCTGCTTTCGCCTTGACGAAGGCGTCATAGCCGCCCATGTTAAGGTAGCTCTTGTAAAAGCCGCCATCGTCCCAGTACTTGTAATTCATATTGGCGTGCTTGACATAGGTCTTTTCGATAGCCCGGCGGAAGTCGGGATTGAAATCGCTGAAGATGTCACGGCGGTAGATGTCGAGGGTGGTCCAGGCGTCACAGATGTGACCGTAACCGCGAGGCATGACGCCCTGGTTGTTCTTGAGGGTAAGGGTCGTGTGCCCGACCTTGTGGGTATGGGCGTGGGCGATGTCGATGTAGGTTGTGCCTTTCTCGAAAACCGGGCAGATGGTATAGAATGTTCGGGTGACCAGGCCATCGGGATTTTTATGCTTCAAAAGCTCGGAATTTTTGTAGTCCTTGAACCACTGGAGGTGAGCTTCGATAAGCAGAAGTCTGTGCTTGTCGAGGAGCGCCTGGAACCCGCTCTCCACTACCTGGGGGTGACGGAGCGCGCCGCGGGCGGAAATGGCCCGGTTGGCGTTGCCGAAATCGGAGAGACGGTCGGTGAGTCCCACGATGAAATAAGGGTGAACCATTCCGGGAAAACTGGTTTCCACCGGCGCTTGCTTACTCATTCCGCCAACCAGGTTGGGATTGATCATGGTTCTGCCTCCCTTTCCCGACCCTTTCCGGAAGACAAGTTCGCCGACACGGTTTCCGAGACGCTCCATCTGGTCGGGACAGGGTGCAAATCCACCCCGTTCGCCTTTTTGGGTCTGGACACCGGCGTTGATGATAAATACAGCTTTGGGGTTATCGAGAATCTCCTCACGGAGATCCGGAGGGATATTGCCCTTCTCTCCCTTTTTCAGAATATTGAGGCCGTCCTCTATTCGAAGCCCCATGCTGGTCAAAGGCTGGTCAGGCTCATAGCTTACATCCCTTCCACGGGTGAAAACCGCCCCGAAGGCGCTGGTAGTCATCGCCGCCCCAACGGCGGACAAGAGAAAGGTGCGACGTTTCATTGTTCCATTCCTTTTTTAATAGATTTGAAAAGAAGTTGTTTTTTATCATGTAGATACTGAAACGGTTTTATCGTTCCCGCGAAGCGGCAACGAATTCAGGATGAAAAGTGTCATGCCGATTAAGACATTTCGCAAAATGTCTCTTTTCGGGATATATATACGATCACTAACCTTATCAAATAGCATACTCGGATATATTAAACACCTTTAAAAATAATCTCTTTCCTTACATAGTACTACTCAATTTTTTTCGGTCGTTTTTTTTATATGCTTCATTGTTATTTTTGTTTCATTTTGTTTTCCAGGAAAAGAGCAAGATTTCTGGC
The sequence above is drawn from the Candidatus Latescibacter sp. genome and encodes:
- a CDS encoding DUF362 domain-containing protein, with translation MKRRTFLLSAVGAAMTTSAFGAVFTRGRDVSYEPDQPLTSMGLRIEDGLNILKKGEKGNIPPDLREEILDNPKAVFIINAGVQTQKGERGGFAPCPDQMERLGNRVGELVFRKGSGKGGRTMINPNLVGGMSKQAPVETSFPGMVHPYFIVGLTDRLSDFGNANRAISARGALRHPQVVESGFQALLDKHRLLLIEAHLQWFKDYKNSELLKHKNPDGLVTRTFYTICPVFEKGTTYIDIAHAHTHKVGHTTLTLKNNQGVMPRGYGHICDAWTTLDIYRRDIFSDFNPDFRRAIEKTYVKHANMNYKYWDDGGFYKSYLNMGGYDAFVKAKAAYEKERQSLAKQYTGKELADATGKAMDKLYDIADSRIFWAEIWAQRMMDINAVLPAPYVSMVEGVFARGDNGTELLNFVTVGRNSTAVDAVTSWLMGQDPRELPYLRIANERGLGENNIEKIPLFTLSEKGVEKIADYRTVERGKLGIYNYGLNEPGLRYF